A DNA window from Pontimonas salivibrio contains the following coding sequences:
- a CDS encoding amino acid ABC transporter permease — translation MMVWFRRNLFRTWWDGVLTLVFGGLSAWVIWSLVEFIFITGRWEIIEVNLKLLLVGQFPGESLWMVEGSLIAITFWLAAALGGKPKPVEERRSWPTRIRDIIQRFGLIIGLGILLVVLAGPTESAPVALGVLVAIIVGRLVNTARHRVTWLKRVPTPLWHLVLLIAPIALISLTLMQSELSLWGGFLINFYMAIIAIVLCFPLGVLLALGRKSTLPIVRLISTTYIELIRGAPLFVLLLLAGVALEFFIPSEVAPGSVFRAVTVFTLFTAAYLAEIVRGGLQSIPKGQLEAGKALGLSTAKITFLITLPQALRNVIPAQIGQFISLFKDTTLAGAALSIVELLKVSEAVTKQDDFLGQGYIYEALTFVSLLFWVGSYVMSRESQRLEKRLGVGQR, via the coding sequence ATGATGGTGTGGTTTAGGCGGAACCTCTTCCGAACATGGTGGGACGGAGTCCTCACCCTTGTTTTCGGTGGACTATCCGCCTGGGTGATCTGGAGCCTCGTGGAGTTCATTTTCATCACCGGGCGCTGGGAAATCATTGAGGTGAACCTGAAACTGTTGCTCGTTGGTCAGTTCCCCGGCGAATCACTCTGGATGGTTGAAGGGTCACTCATCGCGATTACCTTCTGGCTCGCCGCAGCCCTCGGCGGCAAACCGAAGCCGGTCGAAGAGCGACGGTCGTGGCCGACGAGAATACGGGACATCATCCAACGTTTTGGGCTTATTATCGGCTTAGGGATTCTGCTAGTCGTCCTCGCCGGACCCACCGAGTCCGCACCGGTGGCGCTCGGCGTTCTCGTTGCCATCATCGTGGGACGCCTGGTCAACACGGCGCGGCATCGCGTCACCTGGTTGAAAAGGGTTCCAACTCCCCTGTGGCACCTGGTCTTACTGATTGCCCCGATTGCGCTGATTTCCCTGACCCTGATGCAGTCTGAGCTGTCGTTGTGGGGAGGGTTCCTCATCAACTTCTATATGGCGATTATCGCAATTGTGTTGTGCTTCCCCCTTGGTGTGCTTCTCGCGTTGGGTAGGAAGTCCACACTGCCTATCGTTCGCCTGATCAGCACGACCTATATCGAGCTGATTCGGGGAGCCCCCCTCTTTGTGTTGCTCCTCCTTGCCGGTGTCGCGCTCGAGTTCTTTATCCCCTCCGAGGTGGCTCCTGGTTCGGTATTCCGGGCGGTAACAGTATTTACTCTCTTCACGGCCGCTTATCTGGCAGAGATTGTTCGTGGCGGACTCCAATCCATCCCCAAGGGGCAGCTCGAAGCAGGAAAAGCGCTCGGGCTCTCGACGGCGAAAATCACGTTCCTGATCACTCTCCCGCAAGCCCTCCGCAACGTCATCCCGGCCCAAATCGGTCAGTTCATCAGCCTGTTCAAGGACACGACGCTGGCGGGTGCTGCTCTCAGCATTGTCGAGTTGTTGAAAGTGAGCGAAGCGGTTACAAAACAGGATGACTTCCTCGGCCAGGGCTACATCTATGAGGCGCTGACATTCGTGAGTCTTCTGTTCTGGGTTGGGTCGTATGTGATGAGTAGAGAAAGTCAAAGACTGGAAAAGAGACTTGGAGTGGGTCAGCGATGA
- a CDS encoding SDR family oxidoreductase yields the protein MVTRSEVLDGDIVLVTGAGRGIGLGIATAMAAAGANVAMVSRSVAQLNEASRGVPGSLAVPFDVSEFAGLSQVVDDIETHYGAMVNTVVHAAGIHARHKAEDFDLDVWRRVIEVNLVAPFALSQEIARRQLAAGQPGQHVFIGSLTSFIAIPETSAYTASKSGVFGVVRSLSQEWSGRGIRVNGIAPGYVRTELTEVVFADPERSAHNLSRIPMGRFGVPEDIAQVAVFLASPQSAYVTGQMLPVDGGWLSA from the coding sequence ATGGTTACCAGGTCAGAGGTTCTTGATGGGGACATAGTCCTGGTTACCGGGGCTGGCCGAGGCATCGGGTTGGGCATTGCCACCGCGATGGCCGCTGCTGGAGCAAATGTTGCGATGGTGTCCAGAAGTGTTGCCCAGCTCAACGAAGCGTCACGCGGCGTCCCGGGGTCGCTGGCCGTGCCCTTCGATGTGTCTGAGTTCGCTGGGTTATCTCAAGTTGTAGACGACATCGAGACCCACTACGGGGCAATGGTCAACACCGTGGTGCACGCTGCAGGTATTCACGCCAGGCACAAAGCAGAAGACTTTGACCTGGATGTGTGGCGCAGGGTAATCGAAGTGAACCTTGTTGCCCCGTTTGCTCTATCTCAGGAAATTGCTCGGCGCCAGCTGGCTGCCGGCCAACCCGGCCAACATGTTTTCATTGGATCCCTGACCAGCTTCATCGCTATCCCTGAAACCTCGGCATACACTGCCTCAAAATCTGGGGTTTTTGGGGTAGTGAGAAGCCTGAGTCAGGAGTGGTCTGGGCGGGGCATCCGCGTTAACGGGATTGCTCCTGGGTACGTGAGAACGGAATTGACGGAAGTCGTGTTTGCCGACCCGGAGCGCTCGGCACACAACCTCTCACGCATCCCCATGGGGCGATTTGGCGTCCCCGAAGACATTGCACAGGTTGCAGTGTTTTTGGCCTCACCACAGTCCGCTTACGTGACCGGCCAGATGCTCCCCGTTGATGGCGGGTGGCTGTCGGCTTGA
- a CDS encoding amino acid ABC transporter ATP-binding protein produces the protein MNKKVFTDATQMSGNRADADAIVVMSGVYKRFKDFEALKNINFRVGKQEVVVVIGPSGSGKSTLIRCINRLEEHDAGRIIVDGTELTMDIRNIQEIRKETGMVFQNFNLFPHLTVLTNVAIGPRQVRNMPKAQAEELALELLTRVKIPEQSDKFPSQLSGGQQQRVAIARALAMKPKVMLFDEPTSALDPEMINEVLDAIKQLASEGMTMVVVTHEMGFAREVADRVVFMADGEIVEVGTPTELFDHPQEERTKKFLSQIL, from the coding sequence ATGAACAAGAAAGTCTTTACCGATGCAACGCAAATGTCAGGGAACCGCGCCGATGCCGACGCGATTGTGGTGATGAGCGGTGTCTATAAGCGCTTTAAAGATTTCGAGGCACTCAAGAACATCAACTTTCGGGTCGGAAAGCAGGAAGTTGTCGTGGTCATTGGGCCCTCGGGCTCAGGCAAGTCGACCCTAATTCGCTGCATCAACCGCCTGGAGGAGCACGACGCAGGGCGGATCATCGTGGATGGCACGGAACTCACCATGGACATTCGCAACATTCAAGAAATCCGGAAAGAAACAGGGATGGTGTTCCAAAACTTCAACCTGTTTCCCCACCTCACGGTGTTGACCAATGTGGCAATCGGCCCGCGCCAAGTGCGGAACATGCCCAAAGCACAGGCAGAGGAGCTGGCGTTAGAGCTGCTCACTCGGGTAAAGATTCCAGAGCAGTCCGATAAGTTCCCCTCACAGCTTTCCGGCGGCCAACAGCAACGTGTGGCAATTGCGAGGGCCCTGGCTATGAAACCCAAGGTCATGCTCTTTGATGAGCCCACCTCTGCTCTCGATCCCGAGATGATTAACGAGGTCCTCGACGCCATCAAACAGCTCGCATCCGAGGGAATGACCATGGTCGTGGTCACCCACGAGATGGGATTTGCTCGCGAGGTGGCCGATCGAGTCGTCTTCATGGCCGACGGTGAAATTGTAGAGGTGGGAACGCCCACCGAGCTCTTTGACCATCCTCAAGAGGAACGTACCAAGAAATTCTTGTCGCAGATCCTGTAA
- a CDS encoding amino acid ABC transporter substrate-binding protein: MKKTVGILAALAAATLVVSGCAASTDVEPAEETAADTSTETTEETTTSTESVLTAVQEAGVVRCGTRDALPGFAVLQEDGTHVGFDSDFCRAIAAAVLGSADAVEMVDLETADRFTALQSGSIDVLVRNTTWTASRDGGEAATFLQTNFYDGQGMMVEASSGYSSVSDMNGAVVCVAKGTTTEGNAALESSRLGLGWEVRPFDDTDLLQEAFLAGQCDGWSSDVSQLTGFRSAYPDGADALEILPEVFSKEPLGPAVLDGDTQWAQVVNWAIFATIQAEEFGITSANVDSFLASEDVTIQRFLGVEITTDEGSAVLDPGLGLPEDFAYQVVKQVGNYGEIFERHLAPLGLERGVNALWSDGGLMYAPPYR; encoded by the coding sequence ATGAAGAAAACTGTTGGCATCTTGGCTGCTCTCGCAGCCGCCACACTCGTGGTGAGTGGATGCGCAGCAAGCACTGACGTCGAACCAGCTGAAGAAACTGCCGCTGATACGTCGACAGAGACAACGGAAGAGACAACAACCAGCACTGAGTCTGTCCTGACCGCTGTCCAGGAAGCCGGTGTGGTCCGTTGTGGAACACGCGATGCTCTTCCTGGTTTTGCCGTGTTGCAAGAAGATGGCACCCACGTCGGATTTGACTCCGACTTCTGTCGCGCCATCGCTGCGGCTGTGCTCGGTAGTGCCGATGCAGTCGAAATGGTCGACTTGGAAACCGCCGATCGCTTTACCGCGCTTCAGAGTGGTTCCATTGACGTCCTCGTCCGAAACACCACGTGGACCGCTTCGCGCGACGGTGGTGAAGCCGCAACCTTCCTCCAGACCAACTTCTACGACGGTCAGGGAATGATGGTTGAAGCTTCTAGCGGGTACTCCTCAGTATCGGACATGAACGGCGCTGTCGTCTGTGTTGCTAAGGGAACCACGACCGAGGGTAACGCTGCTCTTGAGTCGTCGCGTCTCGGCCTTGGCTGGGAAGTTCGACCCTTTGATGACACCGACCTGCTGCAGGAAGCTTTCCTTGCAGGGCAGTGTGACGGATGGTCCTCCGATGTCAGCCAGCTGACCGGATTCCGCTCGGCATACCCCGACGGAGCTGACGCACTTGAGATTCTGCCCGAGGTCTTCTCCAAGGAGCCCCTCGGACCCGCAGTTCTCGACGGCGACACCCAGTGGGCACAGGTCGTCAACTGGGCGATCTTCGCCACCATCCAGGCTGAAGAGTTCGGAATCACGAGCGCTAACGTGGACAGCTTCCTCGCCTCTGAGGATGTCACCATTCAGCGCTTCCTCGGTGTGGAAATAACTACCGACGAGGGTTCCGCTGTTCTCGACCCCGGTCTGGGACTACCCGAAGATTTTGCCTACCAAGTTGTGAAGCAGGTTGGTAACTATGGCGAGATCTTCGAGCGTCACCTCGCCCCTCTCGGACTTGAGCGCGGAGTCAATGCTCTGTGGTCCGATGGCGGTCTGATGTACGCACCCCCTTACCGTTAA
- the typA gene encoding translational GTPase TypA gives MALTTRDDVRNVAIVAHVDHGKTTLVDAMLGQTNSFAAHGEVTERAMDSGDLEKEKGITILAKNTAVTYSGIHAEGKDITINVIDTPGHADFGGEVERGLSMVDGVVLLVDASEGPLPQTRFVLRKALAAKLPVILLVNKTDRPDSRIDDVVAETQDLLLGLASDLSDEVPDVDVDALLDLPIIYAAGRDGAASLNQPADGSLPDNPDLEPLFGAILTHIPAPTYDDEHPLQAHVTNLDASPFLGRIALLRIFNGTMKKGQTVAWVKHDGTVHNVRITELMKTRALERYPAESAMAGDIVAVAGIEDITIGETIADPEDVRPLPAITVDEPAISMTIGTNTSPLAGVVKGHKLTARMVKDRLDRELIGNVSIKVVDVGRPDAWEVQGRGELALAILVENMRREGFELTVGKPQVVTKVINGSTHEPLEALTIDAPEEFVGAITQLLAARKGRMDNMANHGTGWVRIEFTVPSRGLIGFRTEFLTLTRGQGIANAISAGYGPWAGSIVMRSSGSIVADRQGVATSNAMMALQERMSFFVKPGDAVYEGMVVGENSRADDMDVNITKEKKLNNIRSSTAEELERLTPPRQLSLEECLEFAREDECVEITPEIVRIRKVELDQTMRARTASRLKRQDA, from the coding sequence ATCGCTCTCACTACACGCGACGACGTGCGAAACGTCGCCATCGTCGCCCACGTTGACCACGGAAAAACCACTCTTGTCGATGCCATGCTTGGCCAGACAAACTCTTTCGCCGCTCACGGCGAAGTCACCGAACGCGCCATGGACTCCGGTGATTTGGAGAAGGAAAAAGGGATCACCATCCTTGCCAAAAACACGGCGGTGACCTACTCCGGTATCCACGCAGAGGGTAAAGACATCACGATTAACGTGATTGACACTCCCGGTCACGCCGACTTTGGCGGTGAGGTGGAACGAGGCCTCAGCATGGTCGACGGTGTCGTGCTCCTTGTTGACGCCTCAGAAGGACCACTTCCACAAACGCGTTTCGTCCTTCGAAAAGCCCTCGCAGCCAAACTTCCCGTCATCTTGCTGGTGAACAAAACCGACCGCCCAGACTCGCGAATTGACGACGTTGTGGCGGAAACCCAAGACCTCCTTTTGGGTTTGGCCTCTGACCTGAGTGACGAAGTTCCCGACGTTGATGTTGATGCACTCCTTGACTTGCCCATCATTTACGCTGCTGGCCGAGACGGTGCGGCGAGTTTGAATCAGCCCGCTGATGGTTCGCTACCGGATAACCCCGACTTAGAACCCCTCTTTGGTGCGATCCTCACGCATATTCCCGCCCCTACCTACGACGATGAGCACCCGCTCCAAGCCCACGTGACCAACCTCGACGCGTCACCCTTTTTAGGACGCATCGCACTCCTGCGCATTTTCAACGGGACGATGAAAAAGGGTCAAACCGTGGCGTGGGTCAAACACGATGGCACCGTACACAACGTGCGCATCACCGAGTTGATGAAAACCCGTGCCTTAGAGCGATACCCCGCGGAGAGTGCCATGGCCGGCGACATCGTCGCCGTGGCAGGCATTGAGGACATAACAATCGGCGAAACAATCGCCGATCCCGAAGACGTCCGGCCATTGCCCGCCATTACGGTCGACGAACCAGCCATCTCGATGACCATCGGTACAAACACTTCTCCCCTGGCCGGTGTGGTGAAGGGTCACAAGCTGACAGCACGAATGGTGAAAGACCGCTTGGACCGCGAACTAATCGGTAACGTCTCGATCAAAGTTGTTGACGTCGGCCGCCCAGATGCCTGGGAAGTTCAGGGCCGTGGCGAATTAGCTCTGGCCATCCTGGTAGAGAACATGCGCCGTGAAGGGTTTGAACTCACTGTGGGTAAACCCCAAGTAGTCACGAAAGTGATCAATGGAAGCACGCACGAGCCCCTCGAAGCACTGACCATTGATGCCCCAGAAGAGTTTGTGGGCGCCATCACCCAACTGTTAGCTGCGCGCAAAGGCCGGATGGACAATATGGCCAACCACGGCACCGGGTGGGTGCGCATTGAGTTCACCGTTCCCTCCAGGGGGCTCATCGGTTTCCGCACCGAATTCTTGACCCTCACCCGCGGTCAAGGAATCGCTAACGCGATTTCCGCCGGCTACGGCCCCTGGGCGGGCTCTATCGTGATGCGAAGCTCCGGTTCAATTGTGGCTGACCGCCAAGGTGTGGCGACATCGAACGCCATGATGGCTCTGCAGGAGCGGATGAGCTTCTTTGTGAAACCCGGTGATGCGGTCTACGAAGGCATGGTGGTCGGAGAGAACTCCCGAGCCGACGACATGGATGTCAACATCACGAAAGAAAAGAAGCTCAACAACATCCGCTCCTCCACCGCGGAAGAGCTCGAGCGCCTCACCCCACCACGCCAACTTTCTCTCGAAGAGTGCTTGGAATTTGCCCGAGAAGATGAGTGTGTGGAAATCACGCCGGAAATTGTTCGCATCCGCAAAGTAGAGCTTGATCAAACCATGCGTGCGAGGACAGCCTCAAGGCTGAAGCGCCAAGACGCCTAG
- a CDS encoding ABC transporter substrate-binding protein produces MRTKWESTNSTRNSLRVVPIAAGVAALSMVLAGCAGAPQSGGAASGEVRNAGVIVHAQNGEPRSLDPARTEQGEKGERFIDNVYERLVDVGPDGPDLIPSLATEVPTLENGLVSEDRLTYTFPLREGVVFHDGTDFTADDVVFSWERVITMNLPEGQAAALVDSVESMRAVDDFTFEVTIVEPDASFLYSVVLNTVASVVSPEAVNDNGGVEENTPNEWMDTNMVGTGPYSFGEWKRGESLTMIINEDYWGETAKAGVRWDITPEESSRVLALQAGDADIIDISPSNVSDVEGVEGVSIFEGGLLLEPIHLGFNMRSDDLPASDTIPADFFADKRIRQAFNYAFDYDTYIDSFLDGYGARYSAYIPQGVFGYDENAPIYNYDLDKAAELMEQTPYWDEGFTVSVLVQSGEPEFEGVALLMKDGIEQLNPNFRVNVVNQAETQFDDNLGADPVPYALWVKNADPGADPHQFFDPHQHPDGDWGEKHGMRDAYENPDQIADLIDAGKATVDPDERQAIYSELQQLLHDDPMWVYAAQEGLAFPYRSWLGDFTVNPLWRGPHYEYFTKAAE; encoded by the coding sequence ATGAGAACAAAGTGGGAAAGTACAAACTCGACGCGAAACTCGCTTCGAGTAGTGCCCATCGCCGCCGGCGTGGCGGCACTGAGCATGGTGCTTGCGGGTTGTGCCGGTGCTCCTCAAAGCGGAGGAGCAGCGTCCGGCGAGGTCCGCAACGCCGGCGTGATTGTTCACGCTCAAAACGGTGAGCCGCGAAGCCTGGATCCTGCTCGTACAGAGCAAGGTGAGAAGGGCGAGCGCTTCATCGACAACGTGTACGAACGCCTTGTGGACGTAGGGCCCGACGGTCCAGACCTGATTCCGTCTTTGGCTACCGAGGTTCCAACCCTAGAAAACGGGTTAGTGAGTGAAGACCGTTTGACCTACACGTTCCCGTTACGCGAAGGCGTAGTGTTCCACGACGGCACCGACTTTACCGCTGACGACGTGGTGTTTTCGTGGGAGCGGGTCATCACGATGAATCTGCCGGAAGGTCAGGCTGCTGCTCTGGTCGACTCTGTCGAGTCGATGCGCGCCGTGGACGATTTCACCTTCGAGGTAACCATCGTTGAGCCAGACGCCTCCTTTCTCTATTCCGTCGTGTTGAACACGGTGGCTTCCGTCGTGAGCCCCGAAGCGGTAAACGACAATGGCGGGGTTGAAGAAAACACTCCTAACGAGTGGATGGACACCAACATGGTGGGAACCGGACCCTATTCGTTTGGTGAATGGAAGCGCGGCGAATCGCTCACCATGATCATCAACGAGGACTACTGGGGCGAGACCGCAAAGGCTGGTGTCCGATGGGACATTACCCCCGAGGAAAGCTCCCGAGTGCTCGCATTGCAGGCAGGTGACGCAGACATTATCGACATCTCACCCTCCAACGTGAGTGATGTCGAAGGTGTGGAGGGTGTGTCAATCTTTGAAGGTGGCCTGTTGCTCGAGCCCATCCACTTGGGCTTCAACATGCGCTCCGATGACTTGCCCGCCAGCGATACCATTCCGGCTGACTTTTTCGCCGACAAGCGAATCCGTCAAGCCTTTAACTATGCGTTTGACTACGACACCTACATCGACTCCTTCTTGGATGGTTACGGTGCACGGTATTCCGCATACATCCCTCAGGGTGTCTTCGGTTACGACGAAAACGCTCCCATCTACAACTACGACCTCGATAAGGCCGCAGAACTGATGGAGCAGACACCCTACTGGGACGAGGGTTTCACCGTGTCGGTCCTGGTGCAGTCGGGTGAGCCGGAGTTCGAAGGTGTTGCCCTGCTGATGAAGGACGGCATTGAACAGTTGAATCCCAATTTCCGGGTCAATGTTGTCAACCAGGCGGAAACCCAATTCGATGACAATTTAGGTGCCGACCCAGTGCCCTACGCACTGTGGGTGAAGAACGCCGATCCCGGTGCTGACCCGCACCAGTTCTTCGACCCGCACCAACACCCAGACGGCGATTGGGGTGAAAAGCACGGTATGCGAGATGCTTATGAAAACCCGGATCAAATTGCCGACCTGATTGATGCGGGCAAAGCAACTGTTGACCCGGATGAGCGACAAGCGATTTATTCCGAGTTGCAGCAACTGCTCCATGATGACCCGATGTGGGTTTACGCGGCTCAAGAGGGCCTCGCGTTCCCCTATCGCTCCTGGTTGGGTGATTTCACAGTGAACCCACTGTGGCGTGGCCCGCACTACGAGTATTTCACCAAAGCTGCGGAGTAG
- a CDS encoding FAD-binding domain-containing protein — protein MQMSQLRIEDDPLTVIQRDFVGMYSGNLALSSIPGGQAAADAALATLDIAGYAAKRSEVLPREARGASVLSPYIRHNLLTLGAVWQRVRQAPARDREKYQDELLWQEYARHLYARIGVRLFQNLRFDAPWDLPGDGWETGMACLDEVASELEQDGWLVNQTRMWLASHWSVRQGRGWLHGQERMHRELIDGSRAANLLGWQWTVGAGTGKPYGFARWQVEKRAPGLCQRCPLSNRCPIQDFPDTDTPRALAPEPLLQSDPDVESTAGPKTPVHFGTPEKVLLTIDSLGDDDPALSAHPDLPAVFVFNAPALAKLQLSAKRIGFYLQTLHDLAARREVEVLLGDPYEYAAENKVAVTFAPVPSFRKFRNLVEIHPYPWLRSPHSGPVQSFSAWRKRLPSPSA, from the coding sequence ATGCAGATGTCGCAGCTCCGAATCGAGGACGACCCACTGACGGTGATTCAGCGGGATTTCGTAGGGATGTATTCGGGAAATCTGGCTCTGAGCTCCATCCCTGGGGGGCAGGCAGCAGCCGACGCCGCCTTGGCTACTCTTGATATCGCAGGTTACGCCGCGAAGCGCTCTGAGGTGCTCCCTCGTGAGGCCCGTGGAGCGAGCGTCCTGTCTCCCTACATTCGCCACAACCTGCTCACTCTGGGGGCGGTGTGGCAACGGGTACGCCAGGCACCTGCTCGGGACCGCGAGAAATATCAGGATGAACTGCTGTGGCAAGAATATGCCCGGCATCTCTACGCCCGAATTGGGGTGCGGCTTTTTCAGAACCTCCGCTTCGATGCCCCGTGGGACCTTCCGGGTGATGGGTGGGAGACTGGAATGGCCTGTCTTGACGAGGTGGCCTCCGAGCTCGAGCAGGATGGCTGGCTTGTCAATCAGACCCGAATGTGGCTCGCCTCACACTGGAGCGTGCGGCAGGGACGCGGTTGGCTGCACGGCCAGGAGCGCATGCACCGTGAGCTCATCGATGGCTCCCGCGCCGCCAATTTGCTGGGTTGGCAGTGGACGGTCGGGGCGGGTACAGGCAAACCGTACGGCTTCGCCCGGTGGCAGGTCGAAAAACGCGCCCCCGGGCTGTGTCAGCGTTGTCCGTTGAGCAACCGCTGTCCGATCCAGGATTTCCCCGACACCGATACTCCGCGGGCTCTCGCGCCAGAGCCGCTGCTACAAAGCGACCCCGATGTAGAGAGCACCGCTGGGCCAAAAACTCCGGTCCACTTCGGCACGCCCGAGAAAGTGTTGCTCACTATTGACTCCCTCGGCGACGACGACCCCGCTCTATCGGCGCACCCTGATCTTCCCGCTGTGTTTGTCTTCAATGCCCCAGCGCTTGCCAAGCTCCAGTTGAGTGCCAAGCGAATCGGTTTTTATCTCCAGACCCTCCACGACCTAGCTGCTAGGCGCGAAGTGGAGGTCCTGCTGGGTGACCCCTACGAGTACGCCGCCGAGAACAAGGTGGCTGTCACCTTCGCCCCGGTTCCGTCGTTTCGTAAGTTCAGAAACCTGGTCGAGATCCACCCCTATCCGTGGCTGCGGTCACCGCACAGTGGACCGGTCCAGAGCTTTTCTGCCTGGCGAAAAAGGCTGCCCTCCCCGTCGGCATGA
- a CDS encoding amino acid ABC transporter permease — translation MSPLTGVPTKTPLWRDIRVLKWLFQLAVLAIFVGIIFWLYNNYQVNIQRSKIPTGLDFLDNPANFTMPGNDFNQSSPVWSAFVQGFYNTLRVSVVGILLAILIGTLVGMARLSKNFLVRTVAGAYVEVIRNLPLLVLLTFMNLAVVLQTFPRIEDAWKPLDLFVVSNRGIAIPWFEGSGITLLSVLLAALAAAVIIAWVRGKYSDRTGKPARGLLYGTTIFVLVIVGAWLALGYSWTLPLVQDRGTEGGLRLDPSFFALLVTLVVYTSSHIAEIVRGSILAVPRGQGEAADALALSGPKKMRLVILPQAFRVALPAVGNQSLNLIKNSSLGAAISYFELTQIAQITVGNGSPAVPAFTLTLLVYLSISLTTSLIINIFNRRLALVER, via the coding sequence GTGAGCCCCCTAACAGGCGTACCTACGAAAACCCCACTGTGGCGAGACATTCGAGTCCTCAAGTGGTTGTTCCAACTCGCTGTTCTCGCAATCTTTGTCGGCATCATTTTCTGGTTATACAACAACTACCAAGTCAATATTCAGCGCAGCAAGATTCCCACGGGGCTCGACTTTCTCGACAACCCCGCCAACTTCACCATGCCGGGCAACGACTTCAATCAAAGCTCACCCGTCTGGTCCGCTTTTGTCCAAGGTTTTTACAACACTCTTCGTGTTTCCGTTGTTGGAATCTTGCTGGCGATTCTCATTGGCACCCTCGTGGGTATGGCGAGATTGTCGAAGAACTTCCTCGTTCGGACAGTTGCGGGCGCCTATGTCGAGGTCATTCGTAACTTGCCCTTGCTCGTTCTCCTCACCTTCATGAACCTCGCTGTGGTGCTCCAAACATTCCCCCGAATCGAGGATGCTTGGAAACCCCTGGACCTCTTTGTTGTCTCTAATAGGGGAATTGCGATTCCCTGGTTCGAAGGATCGGGGATTACCCTGCTTAGCGTTCTGCTCGCGGCCCTTGCGGCGGCAGTCATCATCGCGTGGGTGCGGGGGAAATACTCTGACCGCACCGGCAAACCAGCCCGCGGACTCCTCTATGGCACGACAATCTTCGTTCTAGTCATAGTCGGGGCATGGTTGGCTCTGGGTTACAGCTGGACGCTGCCCCTCGTTCAAGACCGTGGGACGGAAGGCGGATTACGGCTTGACCCATCTTTCTTTGCGTTACTGGTGACCCTCGTGGTGTACACCAGTAGCCACATCGCGGAGATTGTGCGCGGCTCAATCCTCGCTGTCCCCCGTGGTCAAGGCGAAGCCGCGGACGCTCTGGCCCTGAGTGGGCCCAAGAAGATGCGTCTGGTTATTCTCCCTCAAGCGTTTCGAGTCGCTCTTCCCGCGGTTGGAAACCAATCCTTGAACCTCATCAAGAACTCATCACTGGGCGCCGCAATCAGCTACTTTGAGTTGACGCAAATTGCCCAAATCACCGTCGGTAATGGTTCTCCCGCGGTTCCCGCTTTCACCCTGACGCTGTTGGTGTATCTCTCGATCTCACTAACCACAAGCCTCATCATCAACATTTTCAATAGGCGATTGGCGCTGGTCGAGCGATGA